One window from the genome of Magnolia sinica isolate HGM2019 chromosome 4, MsV1, whole genome shotgun sequence encodes:
- the LOC131243008 gene encoding uncharacterized protein LOC131243008 isoform X1 gives MEEILIQSQITAMDKSANVVLDIESLAQSSDKSSGSPKMTKALSRKGSSRIERRNSEEQEVEESSRKLVVKVANSQMEPLKQPLISTKPLILVTTMAVNGSSTSDAPDVRSKRFNRFGAIHPKKILLIFATLFCRSSMGTLMLIYFTLAIGRRSAA, from the exons ATGGAAGAAATTTTGATACAG AGCCAAATTACTGCCATGGATAAATCTGCCAATGTGGTCTTGGATATTGAGAGCCTGGCGCAATCCTCTGATAAAAGCTCGGGCAGTCCAAAAATGACT AAAGCTCTCTCTCGTAAAGGGTCTTCACGAATTGAAAGAAGAAACAGTGAGGAGCAGGAAGTGGAAGAATCATCTAGGAAGCTCGTAGTAAAAG TAGCAAATTCGCAGATGGAACCATTAAAACAGCCACTGATATCTACTAAACCGTTGATCTTGGTGACGACAATGGCTGTCAATGGATCCAGCACCTCTGATGCCCCTGATGTAAGGAGTAAAAGGTTCAATCGTTTTGGTGCCATCCATCCAAAGAAGATCCTTCTCATCTTCGCGACGCT ATTTTGCAGGTCTAGCATGGGGACATTGATGCTCATCTACTTCACTCTTGCCATTGGCAGAAGGAGTGCAGCTTGA
- the LOC131243008 gene encoding uncharacterized protein LOC131243008 isoform X2: MEEILIQSQITAMDKSANVVLDIESLAQSSDKSSGSPKMTKALSRKGSSRIERRNSEEQEVEESSRKLVVKVANSQMEPLKQPLISTKPLILVTTMAVNGSSTSDAPDVRSKRFNRFGAIHPKKILLIFATLSSMGTLMLIYFTLAIGRRSAA, translated from the exons ATGGAAGAAATTTTGATACAG AGCCAAATTACTGCCATGGATAAATCTGCCAATGTGGTCTTGGATATTGAGAGCCTGGCGCAATCCTCTGATAAAAGCTCGGGCAGTCCAAAAATGACT AAAGCTCTCTCTCGTAAAGGGTCTTCACGAATTGAAAGAAGAAACAGTGAGGAGCAGGAAGTGGAAGAATCATCTAGGAAGCTCGTAGTAAAAG TAGCAAATTCGCAGATGGAACCATTAAAACAGCCACTGATATCTACTAAACCGTTGATCTTGGTGACGACAATGGCTGTCAATGGATCCAGCACCTCTGATGCCCCTGATGTAAGGAGTAAAAGGTTCAATCGTTTTGGTGCCATCCATCCAAAGAAGATCCTTCTCATCTTCGCGACGCT GTCTAGCATGGGGACATTGATGCTCATCTACTTCACTCTTGCCATTGGCAGAAGGAGTGCAGCTTGA
- the LOC131243008 gene encoding uncharacterized protein LOC131243008 isoform X3: MEEILIQSQITAMDKSANVVLDIESLAQSSDKSSGSPKMTKALSRKGSSRIERRNSEEQEVEESSRKLVVKVANSQMEPLKQPLISTKPLILVTTMAVNGSSTSDAPDVRSKRFNRFGAIHPKKILLIFATLRSAA, encoded by the exons ATGGAAGAAATTTTGATACAG AGCCAAATTACTGCCATGGATAAATCTGCCAATGTGGTCTTGGATATTGAGAGCCTGGCGCAATCCTCTGATAAAAGCTCGGGCAGTCCAAAAATGACT AAAGCTCTCTCTCGTAAAGGGTCTTCACGAATTGAAAGAAGAAACAGTGAGGAGCAGGAAGTGGAAGAATCATCTAGGAAGCTCGTAGTAAAAG TAGCAAATTCGCAGATGGAACCATTAAAACAGCCACTGATATCTACTAAACCGTTGATCTTGGTGACGACAATGGCTGTCAATGGATCCAGCACCTCTGATGCCCCTGATGTAAGGAGTAAAAGGTTCAATCGTTTTGGTGCCATCCATCCAAAGAAGATCCTTCTCATCTTCGCGACGCT AAGGAGTGCAGCTTGA